From the genome of Streptomyces sp. V1I1, one region includes:
- a CDS encoding helix-turn-helix transcriptional regulator — protein MDQRAELSEFLRSRRGRLQPQDVGLPQLGRHRRVPGLRREELAQLAGVSVAYYTRLEQGNSRNVSTEVLDAIARALKLSDAERDHLTHLAKPKQKKHRRMGRPQQLRPAVQHLMDAMDGVPAYVLGRRLDILGWNRMARALLGDFAALPPQERNMARLVFLDPNARDLYVDWEVKATDLVSVLRMYAGCSADDPQLPELIGELSVKSEEFRRLWAAHTVQNKGHGAKRLHHPLVGEMTLSYETLSLPDDHDLSLVTYHAEPGSRSADSLRLLAGWGVDEAADADATERG, from the coding sequence ATGGACCAGCGTGCCGAACTCAGCGAATTCCTCCGCTCGCGCCGTGGCCGGCTGCAGCCGCAGGACGTCGGTCTGCCGCAGCTCGGCCGCCACCGCCGTGTCCCGGGGCTGCGCCGGGAGGAGCTGGCTCAGCTCGCCGGGGTCTCCGTGGCGTACTACACACGTCTCGAGCAGGGCAACAGCCGCAATGTGTCCACCGAGGTGCTCGACGCCATCGCGCGGGCCCTGAAGCTGTCCGACGCCGAGCGCGACCATCTCACGCACCTCGCCAAGCCGAAGCAGAAGAAGCACCGGCGCATGGGACGGCCGCAGCAGCTGCGGCCGGCGGTGCAGCATCTGATGGACGCGATGGACGGAGTGCCCGCGTACGTGCTCGGGCGACGCCTGGACATCCTGGGCTGGAACCGGATGGCCCGCGCGCTGCTCGGCGACTTCGCCGCGCTGCCGCCGCAGGAGCGGAACATGGCGCGGCTCGTCTTCCTCGACCCCAACGCCCGCGACCTGTACGTCGACTGGGAGGTCAAGGCGACCGACTTGGTCAGCGTGCTGCGGATGTACGCGGGTTGCTCGGCGGACGACCCCCAGCTGCCGGAGCTGATCGGCGAACTGTCCGTGAAGAGCGAGGAGTTCCGCCGGCTCTGGGCCGCCCACACCGTGCAGAACAAGGGCCACGGCGCCAAGCGGCTGCACCATCCGCTGGTGGGTGAGATGACCTTGTCGTACGAGACGCTGAGTCTGCCCGACGACCACGATCTGTCGCTGGTCACCTATCACGCGGAGCCGGGCAGCCGGTCGGCCGATTCACTGCGGCTGCTGGCCGGCTGGGGCGTGGACGAGGCGGCGGACGCCGACGCGACCGAACGCGGCTAG
- a CDS encoding branched-chain amino acid ABC transporter permease → MSDTLSPDTSPPATTGAPPDDSGGAAGRRSGTASRAGTVAVAVLLLLVLPFYVSSFWLQTGLFAMAAVIGAIGLNLLSGTTGQLSLGHAFFLAVGAYGYVWLAADPSGTGSAHLYGLGLPPLLAFVLAVVLAGVAGGLFSPISGRLRGMYLGIATLALVFLGHHMMLNARDITGGFNGRSVPALEIFGFSFSETSPDGLAVLGVPFGGLERLWYFGLVLVAMAWLAARNLVRGRPGRALAAVRDSEIAAAVMGVPLSRYRASAFIVSSMYAGAAGALLALVFKRVVPDHFGLLLSIDYLAMIVIGGLGSVGGAVAGAVFVALIPHVLTKYADHLPLLTAPGTAGSGVTPGDAARYLYGAAIVLVLVFAPGGLAGLAHRRPRRTGDGTRRNWRFPLRTRTTSDPQGVEGATPKEQTP, encoded by the coding sequence GTGTCTGACACCCTGTCGCCCGACACCTCCCCTCCTGCCACCACGGGCGCTCCCCCCGACGACTCGGGCGGCGCCGCCGGACGCCGGTCCGGCACAGCTTCCAGGGCGGGCACCGTCGCCGTCGCCGTGCTGCTTCTGCTCGTCCTCCCCTTCTACGTCTCCTCGTTCTGGCTTCAGACAGGCCTGTTCGCCATGGCCGCCGTCATCGGCGCCATCGGACTGAACCTGCTGTCCGGGACCACCGGACAACTGTCCCTGGGCCACGCCTTCTTTCTCGCCGTAGGCGCGTACGGCTATGTGTGGCTGGCCGCGGACCCGTCCGGCACCGGTTCCGCCCACCTGTACGGGCTCGGGCTGCCGCCCCTGCTCGCCTTCGTTCTCGCCGTCGTCCTCGCCGGTGTCGCGGGAGGGCTGTTCAGCCCCATCTCCGGTCGCCTGCGCGGCATGTACCTGGGCATCGCCACCCTCGCCCTGGTCTTCCTCGGCCACCACATGATGCTCAACGCCCGGGACATCACAGGCGGGTTCAACGGCCGCTCCGTGCCGGCGCTGGAAATCTTCGGGTTCTCCTTCTCCGAGACCTCACCCGACGGGCTCGCGGTACTCGGCGTCCCCTTCGGCGGACTTGAACGCCTCTGGTACTTCGGCCTCGTACTGGTGGCCATGGCCTGGCTCGCCGCGCGCAATCTCGTGCGCGGACGTCCCGGCCGTGCCCTTGCGGCGGTACGCGACAGCGAAATCGCCGCAGCCGTCATGGGAGTTCCCCTCTCCCGTTACCGCGCCTCGGCGTTCATCGTCTCCTCGATGTACGCGGGTGCCGCCGGCGCTCTGCTGGCTCTGGTGTTCAAACGCGTCGTCCCCGACCACTTCGGTCTGCTGCTCTCCATCGACTACCTGGCGATGATCGTCATCGGCGGCCTGGGATCGGTCGGCGGCGCCGTCGCCGGAGCCGTCTTCGTCGCCCTGATACCGCATGTTCTCACCAAGTACGCCGACCACCTGCCGCTGCTCACCGCACCCGGTACGGCCGGATCCGGCGTGACCCCCGGCGACGCCGCGCGCTACCTCTACGGCGCCGCGATCGTCCTCGTCCTGGTCTTCGCGCCGGGCGGCCTGGCCGGCCTGGCCCACAGACGGCCGCGCCGCACCGGCGACGGCACTCGCCGCAACTGGCGTTTCCCTCTCCGCACCCGCACCACCTCCGACCCTCAGGGCGTCGAAGGCGCCACCCCGAAGGAGCAAACACCGTGA
- a CDS encoding NAD(P)-dependent alcohol dehydrogenase, which yields MTTTVSAYAALAAKAPLERTTVPRRPVGEHDVLIEIKYAGICHSDIHQARDGWAEGIFPMVPGHEIAGIVTEVGDGVTKFAVGDRVGVGCMVDSCRECENCTAGLEQYCTGGMVGTYNALDKSGEPTYGGYSTHIVVDEAFTLRIPDGLSLDIAAPLLCAGITLYSPLAHWNAGPGKKVAIVGLGGLGHMGVKIAHALGAEVTVLSQSLRKKDDGLKLGADHYYATSDEATFGQLAGTFDLIVSTVSAPLPLDKYLSLLKTDGAFVNVGAPEEPVSLNLFSVIAGRKTLAGSGIGGIRETQEMLDFCAEHGLGAEIELIRADQINEAYERVLASDIRYRFVIDTATI from the coding sequence ATGACCACCACCGTTTCCGCATACGCCGCTCTCGCCGCCAAGGCGCCGCTGGAGCGGACCACCGTCCCGCGCCGCCCTGTCGGCGAGCACGACGTGCTCATCGAGATCAAGTACGCCGGCATCTGCCACTCGGACATCCACCAGGCCCGCGACGGCTGGGCCGAGGGCATCTTCCCGATGGTGCCGGGCCACGAGATCGCGGGCATTGTCACCGAGGTCGGCGACGGCGTGACGAAGTTCGCCGTCGGCGACCGGGTGGGCGTCGGCTGCATGGTCGACTCCTGCCGCGAGTGCGAGAACTGCACGGCAGGCCTGGAGCAGTACTGCACGGGCGGCATGGTCGGCACGTACAACGCCCTCGACAAGAGCGGCGAGCCGACGTACGGCGGCTACTCCACCCATATCGTCGTCGACGAGGCATTCACGCTGCGCATCCCCGACGGCCTGTCGCTGGACATCGCGGCCCCGCTGCTGTGCGCCGGCATCACGCTCTACTCGCCGCTGGCCCACTGGAACGCGGGCCCCGGCAAGAAGGTCGCCATCGTCGGCCTGGGCGGCCTCGGCCACATGGGCGTCAAGATCGCGCATGCGCTGGGCGCCGAGGTGACCGTCCTCAGCCAGTCGCTGCGCAAGAAGGACGACGGCCTGAAGCTGGGCGCCGATCACTACTACGCGACCAGCGACGAGGCGACCTTCGGGCAACTCGCGGGCACCTTCGACCTGATCGTCTCCACGGTCTCCGCGCCGCTTCCGCTGGACAAGTACCTGAGCCTGCTGAAGACGGACGGGGCCTTTGTGAACGTGGGCGCTCCCGAAGAGCCCGTCTCGCTGAACCTGTTCTCCGTCATCGCCGGTCGCAAGACCCTCGCGGGTTCGGGGATCGGCGGTATCCGCGAGACCCAGGAGATGCTCGACTTCTGCGCCGAGCACGGTCTGGGCGCGGAGATCGAACTGATCCGCGCGGACCAGATCAACGAGGCGTACGAGCGGGTGCTGGCGAGCGACATCCGCTACCGGTTCGTGATCGACACGGCGACGATCTGA
- a CDS encoding VOC family protein, giving the protein MIDHIAVQVDDPAASAVFYDRVLAPLGGTRLLDFGEVIGWGTAQPTFWIGPVTTEGQPREVHIAFVAADRAGVRAFHAAAVEAGAEVLHEPRVWPEYHPSYYGAFVRDPDGNNVEAVCHRPE; this is encoded by the coding sequence ATGATTGACCACATCGCGGTGCAGGTGGATGACCCGGCGGCCAGTGCCGTCTTCTACGACCGTGTGCTGGCCCCGCTCGGCGGCACCCGGCTGCTCGACTTCGGCGAGGTGATCGGCTGGGGCACGGCGCAACCGACGTTCTGGATCGGCCCGGTGACGACGGAGGGGCAGCCGCGCGAGGTGCACATCGCGTTTGTGGCGGCCGACCGCGCGGGCGTACGAGCGTTCCACGCGGCGGCCGTCGAGGCGGGGGCGGAGGTGCTGCACGAGCCACGCGTGTGGCCCGAGTACCACCCTTCGTACTACGGGGCGTTCGTCAGGGATCCGGACGGCAACAACGTGGAGGCGGTCTGCCATAGGCCGGAGTGA
- a CDS encoding ABC transporter substrate-binding protein, with translation MRHPRLAPAAAVLAVLTLSATACSTKSGTGTNTAGSDGVKTGPGVTQKTITLGALTDLTGPYASLGKSIVNAQQLYADQLNASGGVCGRTVRITVKDHGYDVQKAVSAFTETEPNVAALSQVVGSPVVSSLQQEIEAKHLLTLPMGWASSLLGHEYVQVVGSTYDIDMINGVDFVVRKAKLKPGDKIGHVYFEGEYGENALAGAKYAAKQHRLSIVEQKIKPTDQDLTAQVTALKQAGVKAILISAGPRQSAALVGTAAAKGFAVPVLSNAPGFAPQLLATPVGPALEKQLYLVSAAPAFSSDTPAIQKLAKDYQAKYPGQLLDAGVVSGWNTISVLGEDLKAACKAKDLTREGIAAAHRKQSGLNVLGVSFDFSDRAKPSTYQSFIQKPAKKAAGGLVTVEPAREVPAARSYPLPKS, from the coding sequence GTGAGACACCCCCGCCTTGCCCCGGCTGCAGCCGTCCTCGCCGTACTCACCCTGAGCGCCACGGCCTGCAGCACCAAAAGCGGTACCGGCACGAACACGGCCGGCAGCGACGGCGTCAAGACCGGCCCCGGAGTGACGCAGAAGACCATCACCCTGGGCGCGCTGACCGACCTCACCGGACCGTACGCATCGCTCGGCAAGAGCATCGTCAACGCGCAGCAGCTGTACGCCGACCAGCTCAACGCCTCCGGCGGCGTCTGCGGCCGTACCGTCCGGATAACCGTCAAGGATCACGGCTACGACGTACAGAAGGCCGTGTCCGCGTTCACCGAGACCGAGCCGAATGTGGCCGCCCTGTCCCAGGTGGTCGGTTCTCCCGTGGTGTCCTCGTTGCAGCAGGAGATCGAAGCCAAGCACCTGCTGACGCTTCCGATGGGATGGGCGTCCAGCCTGCTGGGCCACGAGTACGTCCAAGTGGTCGGATCCACCTATGACATCGACATGATCAACGGCGTCGACTTCGTCGTCCGCAAGGCCAAGCTGAAGCCCGGCGACAAGATCGGCCACGTCTACTTCGAGGGCGAGTACGGTGAGAACGCACTCGCCGGAGCCAAGTACGCGGCGAAGCAGCACCGGCTGAGCATCGTCGAGCAGAAGATCAAGCCCACCGATCAGGATCTGACCGCACAGGTCACCGCCCTCAAGCAGGCCGGTGTCAAGGCGATCCTCATCAGCGCCGGCCCCAGGCAGTCGGCGGCCCTGGTCGGCACCGCGGCGGCGAAGGGATTCGCGGTCCCGGTACTCAGCAACGCACCCGGCTTCGCCCCGCAACTGCTCGCCACCCCGGTCGGCCCCGCCCTGGAGAAGCAGCTCTACCTGGTGAGCGCCGCCCCGGCGTTCAGCTCCGACACCCCGGCGATCCAGAAGCTCGCCAAGGACTACCAGGCGAAGTATCCGGGCCAGCTGCTCGACGCAGGGGTCGTCAGCGGCTGGAACACGATCAGCGTCCTCGGTGAGGACCTCAAGGCAGCCTGCAAGGCCAAGGACCTCACCCGGGAAGGCATCGCCGCGGCGCACCGCAAGCAGTCCGGGCTCAACGTTCTCGGAGTGTCGTTCGACTTCTCCGACCGCGCCAAGCCGTCCACCTACCAGTCCTTCATCCAGAAGCCCGCCAAGAAAGCGGCGGGCGGACTGGTGACCGTCGAGCCGGCCCGCGAAGTGCCCGCGGCACGGAGCTATCCACTGCCCAAGAGCTGA
- a CDS encoding ABC transporter ATP-binding protein, with translation MSIDAAATTRDPASSPEPDAETEPVPTLTVDALTVRFSGLVALDAVSFTVAPGTIHALIGPNGAGKSTCFNVVSGVYRATAGAVRFAGKDLTRLAPHRIARLGVARTFQNIVLTHGTVADNLMLGRHSLTRAGFTATALRLPQAVREQRRHRERAAEIADFLGLGPAFDKPVGSLAYGDRKRVEMARALCMEPKLLLLDEPVAGMHPTERVAMAETIAKVRDALGISILIVEHDMGLIMRIADAVTVLDFGRLIADGTPERVQRDPAVISAYLGVPAEDAQDAQDEGTQP, from the coding sequence ATGAGCATCGACGCCGCGGCCACGACGCGCGATCCCGCCTCGTCACCGGAACCGGACGCGGAGACGGAGCCGGTGCCGACGCTCACGGTCGACGCGCTGACCGTCCGCTTCTCCGGCCTCGTCGCCCTCGACGCCGTCTCATTCACCGTCGCCCCCGGTACGATCCACGCCCTCATCGGGCCCAACGGCGCGGGGAAGTCGACCTGCTTCAACGTCGTGTCCGGGGTGTACCGCGCCACGGCCGGAGCCGTCCGGTTCGCGGGCAAGGACCTCACCCGCCTGGCACCGCACCGCATCGCCCGACTCGGAGTGGCCCGCACCTTCCAGAACATCGTGCTCACCCACGGAACCGTCGCCGACAACCTCATGCTCGGCCGCCACAGCCTGACCCGTGCGGGATTCACGGCGACCGCGTTGCGACTGCCCCAAGCGGTAAGGGAGCAGCGCCGCCACCGGGAGCGCGCGGCCGAGATCGCGGACTTCCTCGGCCTGGGCCCCGCCTTCGACAAGCCGGTGGGTTCGCTCGCGTACGGCGACCGCAAGCGCGTCGAGATGGCGCGCGCGTTGTGCATGGAGCCCAAGCTGCTGCTGCTCGACGAACCCGTCGCCGGTATGCATCCCACCGAGCGGGTGGCCATGGCCGAAACCATCGCCAAGGTCCGTGACGCCCTGGGCATCTCGATCCTCATCGTCGAGCACGACATGGGCTTGATCATGCGGATCGCCGATGCCGTGACCGTTCTCGACTTCGGCCGGCTCATCGCCGACGGGACGCCCGAACGTGTCCAGCGCGACCCGGCGGTCATCAGCGCCTACCTCGGCGTCCCCGCAGAGGACGCCCAGGACGCCCAGGACGAAGGAACGCAACCATGA
- a CDS encoding ABC transporter ATP-binding protein — protein sequence MSPPPTQSGSLRITDLHVTYGRSVRALHGVSLSVPQGGIVAVLGSNGAGKTTLLRAVSGTLALHRGTVDSGTVHFGETRLTGDPARSVAAGVVQVPEGRRIFGALSVEDNLRAGFLGARRRGGADRQAARDRVFALFPLLAERRRQAAGLLSGGEQQMLAMGRALMAAPRLLLLDEPSLGLAPLMVQRIASVIREINAQGTSILLVEQNASMGLALSDRASVLDVGQVRLEGASADLAGTDEVRRLYLGESIDAGTAGQDAVSAATSATALSATAPGLTELARWNG from the coding sequence ATGAGCCCTCCACCGACGCAGTCAGGATCCCTTCGGATCACTGATCTCCACGTCACCTACGGAAGGTCCGTGCGGGCGCTGCACGGGGTTTCGCTGAGCGTCCCGCAAGGCGGGATTGTTGCCGTCCTCGGCTCCAACGGAGCGGGCAAGACCACGCTGCTCCGGGCGGTCTCCGGGACCCTCGCGCTCCATCGGGGCACGGTGGACAGCGGCACCGTGCACTTCGGCGAAACACGGCTGACCGGCGATCCCGCGCGGTCGGTGGCCGCCGGAGTGGTGCAGGTGCCCGAGGGCCGCAGGATCTTCGGCGCCCTGTCGGTGGAGGACAACCTGCGGGCCGGGTTCCTGGGGGCCCGCCGTCGCGGTGGCGCTGACCGGCAGGCGGCCCGCGACCGCGTCTTCGCGCTGTTCCCGCTGCTGGCCGAGCGGCGGCGGCAGGCCGCGGGGCTGCTGTCCGGGGGCGAGCAGCAGATGCTCGCGATGGGCCGCGCGCTCATGGCCGCCCCCCGGCTGCTGCTGCTCGACGAGCCCTCACTGGGACTGGCGCCCCTCATGGTTCAGCGCATCGCGTCGGTCATCCGCGAGATCAACGCCCAGGGAACGTCGATCCTGCTCGTCGAGCAGAACGCCTCCATGGGCCTGGCACTGTCCGACCGTGCCTCGGTGCTGGACGTCGGCCAGGTGCGGCTGGAGGGGGCGTCGGCCGACCTCGCCGGCACGGACGAAGTGCGGCGCCTGTACCTGGGCGAGAGCATCGACGCCGGCACGGCGGGCCAGGACGCGGTGTCCGCAGCTACGTCCGCGACCGCCCTGTCCGCAACCGCACCAGGACTGACAGAGCTGGCCAGGTGGAACGGATGA
- a CDS encoding branched-chain amino acid ABC transporter permease, translating to MIKLAETILNGLALGSVYALIALGFVVIFKASGVMNFAHGSLLLFGGYVTARLHDTIGFLPAVLVGAALAAALAGLVQLLATRGLRGAEIHTLTILTIGIDVLLSTELNRRVGADFLNMGDPWGADVTQLGDITVADSRIASIAVAIVVISVFFAAFRWSRWGLSMRSAAADPEAASLMGIRLDRVRLIAWCVAGALAALAAVFLAAFPAAGLDRTTSQIALSAFPAAILGGMDSAAGALVGSLVIGLTAAMAAGYQNELSALGSGISDVAPYLVMVLVLLVRPTGLFGSKELTRV from the coding sequence ATGATCAAGCTGGCCGAAACGATTCTGAACGGACTGGCGCTGGGTTCGGTGTACGCCCTGATAGCCCTGGGCTTCGTCGTGATCTTCAAGGCGTCAGGCGTCATGAACTTCGCCCACGGCTCCCTGCTCCTGTTCGGCGGCTATGTCACGGCACGGCTGCACGACACCATCGGCTTCCTGCCGGCTGTGCTCGTCGGCGCCGCGCTGGCAGCGGCGCTCGCGGGGCTGGTGCAACTGCTGGCTACCCGCGGTCTGCGCGGAGCGGAAATCCACACGCTGACGATCCTGACGATCGGTATCGACGTCCTGCTCAGCACCGAACTGAACAGGCGGGTGGGCGCCGATTTCCTCAACATGGGAGATCCCTGGGGTGCCGACGTGACGCAGCTCGGGGACATCACCGTCGCCGACTCCCGGATCGCGAGCATAGCGGTGGCGATCGTTGTCATCAGCGTGTTCTTCGCCGCGTTCCGCTGGTCCCGCTGGGGCCTGTCCATGCGGTCGGCGGCCGCCGACCCGGAGGCCGCCTCCTTGATGGGCATACGGCTGGACCGCGTACGGCTCATCGCCTGGTGCGTCGCCGGAGCGCTGGCCGCTCTCGCGGCGGTGTTCCTCGCCGCCTTTCCCGCCGCGGGCCTGGACCGCACCACCAGCCAGATCGCCCTGAGCGCCTTCCCCGCCGCCATCCTCGGCGGTATGGACTCGGCCGCCGGCGCACTCGTCGGCAGTCTCGTGATCGGCCTGACGGCGGCGATGGCCGCCGGCTACCAGAACGAGTTGAGCGCCCTGGGCTCCGGAATCTCCGACGTGGCCCCCTACCTCGTGATGGTGCTCGTACTCCTGGTCCGCCCGACCGGTCTCTTCGGATCGAAGGAGCTGACCCGTGTCTGA
- a CDS encoding CdaR family transcriptional regulator, giving the protein MHASSVPGSVRTRRHDIAPPRGPLPDGGADPSPVQLFDRACRRLLAHGVEFTDTVVDRIRAEVPYYADPVLAPPDVRRNVGIGIRHGLEAGVDPSRIVDVERYTRDLGMRRAEQGRPLDEVLHAFRVAGSEVWSGIISVVERDGLGDTRQLVHVAELVWKSNDRDAVMVADAYRQVAKGVASQHGERVRLILAALLESRNEPEFTRDAAAILDLPVDGRFAVAVVGATPPYGRAPQTVPEVRGIRILRHACGRRDVLVAHLGDRPLDALASGLDAGPGFRIGISPVVQGLESLARARDMAGLALRTCRADGEIARLDSRLPEGLLISRPDLSAELAHGVLRPMYDLEPADRDTLFDTVGIWIENGGSAVQAARHMLCHRNTVLNRLRRFEQITGLELTRPRDLVQLTLALDAHRLLGPAAALGITDDRNRPLTA; this is encoded by the coding sequence ATGCACGCCAGTTCCGTCCCCGGCAGCGTTCGCACTCGCCGCCATGACATAGCCCCGCCCCGCGGTCCGCTGCCCGACGGCGGCGCGGACCCCTCTCCTGTCCAGCTCTTCGACCGTGCCTGCCGGCGCCTTCTGGCGCACGGCGTGGAATTCACCGACACCGTGGTGGACAGGATCCGCGCCGAAGTGCCGTACTACGCCGACCCGGTGCTCGCGCCGCCCGACGTGCGGCGGAACGTAGGCATCGGCATCCGCCACGGGCTGGAAGCCGGCGTGGATCCCAGCAGAATCGTGGACGTCGAGCGGTACACCAGAGACCTCGGCATGAGACGAGCGGAACAGGGCCGCCCCCTCGACGAGGTGCTGCATGCCTTCCGTGTCGCCGGCTCCGAAGTCTGGAGCGGGATCATCAGCGTGGTGGAGCGGGACGGACTCGGCGACACGCGCCAGTTGGTACACGTCGCCGAGCTGGTGTGGAAGAGCAACGACCGCGACGCCGTCATGGTCGCCGACGCCTACCGGCAGGTCGCCAAAGGCGTCGCAAGCCAGCACGGTGAACGCGTCCGTCTGATCCTCGCCGCCCTGCTGGAGAGCCGTAACGAACCCGAGTTCACCCGCGACGCGGCAGCGATTCTCGATCTGCCGGTCGACGGGCGCTTCGCGGTGGCGGTGGTGGGGGCGACACCGCCGTACGGCCGCGCGCCGCAGACCGTTCCGGAGGTTCGCGGCATCCGGATCCTGCGTCACGCCTGCGGACGGCGCGATGTGCTCGTCGCCCACCTGGGCGACCGTCCACTGGACGCGCTCGCCTCCGGCCTGGACGCCGGTCCCGGGTTCCGTATCGGGATCAGCCCGGTCGTCCAGGGGCTGGAGAGCCTGGCCCGAGCGCGTGACATGGCCGGGCTCGCCCTTCGCACGTGCCGGGCCGACGGTGAGATCGCCCGGCTCGACTCCCGCCTGCCCGAAGGGCTCCTGATCTCGCGGCCCGACCTGTCCGCCGAGCTGGCCCACGGGGTGCTCCGGCCCATGTACGACCTTGAACCTGCCGACCGGGACACGCTGTTCGACACCGTCGGTATCTGGATCGAGAACGGCGGATCCGCCGTCCAGGCCGCCCGCCACATGCTCTGCCATCGCAACACCGTGCTCAACCGTCTGCGCCGCTTCGAGCAGATAACCGGCCTTGAGCTGACCCGCCCCCGCGATCTGGTGCAACTCACCCTCGCGCTCGACGCCCACCGCCTGCTCGGACCAGCCGCCGCACTCGGCATCACCGACGACCGCAATCGCCCGCTCACTGCCTGA
- a CDS encoding cation acetate symporter, with the protein MNPEILLAAPGALDRDTRALVLVGFLTFIVPILFICVLSGPERDRVNDFYTAGRSVSPLRGALVLSGVYLSAATVLGTTGSVAVFGYDGLFIALCTVLSLGVLLLLARPLRERAGYTLGDIFALRAPGPAARIAAAVVTLSACVPYLVVQLSGAGVTTTALLGLSGAGAEQTAVIMIGALVVCATVFGGMRGTIVIQVIKTVVLLGAALAVTAVLLHRFDWSSDFLIDAAGQGSGRPAGYMSPGLRFAGGTDPESTLDFVGLMITIVLGVACLPHVSMQLGTAPDAATARRTVRHTIGIVGAFCLTTALMGFAAAALVGAPAIIAADPGGNTTLLMLTGELAGGSSTNTGGAFLVVLVSSAVFLTTLAVVASITLAAAAAVAHDLYTHVLRRRRTTEGREVAAARLASAGVGVLSIGLAVWVQGWNVLFLSALSLAVAASCLLPALVYSLFWRGYTRAGLLWTLYGGLGCAVGLQISGPVFSGSPSALFPDWHLDWFPLQTVVLVSMPAAFLLGALGSVLGRQRVSEVAEHARA; encoded by the coding sequence ATGAATCCGGAGATCCTGCTCGCCGCGCCCGGCGCCCTGGACAGAGACACGCGCGCCCTGGTCCTCGTGGGCTTTCTGACGTTCATCGTCCCCATCTTGTTCATCTGCGTCCTCAGCGGCCCCGAGAGGGACCGGGTCAACGACTTCTACACAGCAGGTCGCAGCGTGTCGCCCTTGCGGGGAGCGCTCGTACTGTCCGGCGTCTACCTGTCCGCGGCCACGGTGCTCGGCACCACGGGAAGCGTCGCGGTCTTCGGCTACGACGGTCTGTTCATCGCCCTGTGCACCGTGCTGTCCCTCGGCGTGCTCCTGCTGCTGGCCCGCCCCCTGCGCGAGCGCGCCGGCTACACCTTGGGCGACATATTCGCCCTGCGGGCTCCAGGGCCCGCGGCAAGGATCGCGGCCGCCGTCGTGACCCTGAGCGCGTGCGTCCCCTATCTGGTCGTGCAGCTCTCCGGCGCGGGAGTGACCACCACGGCGCTGCTGGGACTGTCCGGTGCGGGCGCCGAACAGACAGCCGTCATCATGATCGGCGCACTGGTCGTCTGCGCCACGGTGTTCGGCGGCATGCGCGGCACCATCGTGATCCAGGTGATCAAAACAGTGGTGCTGCTCGGCGCGGCCCTGGCTGTGACAGCTGTGCTGCTCCATCGCTTCGACTGGAGCAGCGACTTTCTGATCGACGCCGCCGGACAGGGCAGCGGCCGTCCCGCCGGCTATATGAGTCCCGGCCTCCGGTTCGCCGGCGGCACCGACCCCGAAAGCACACTCGACTTCGTCGGCCTGATGATCACGATCGTGCTGGGAGTGGCGTGCCTGCCACACGTGTCCATGCAACTCGGCACCGCTCCCGACGCGGCCACCGCGCGCCGTACGGTGCGCCACACCATCGGCATCGTCGGCGCTTTCTGCCTCACCACAGCTCTGATGGGCTTCGCGGCCGCCGCGTTGGTCGGCGCCCCGGCGATCATCGCCGCGGATCCGGGAGGCAACACCACCCTGCTGATGCTCACCGGCGAACTGGCGGGCGGCTCGTCCACCAACACGGGCGGTGCGTTTCTCGTCGTACTGGTCTCCTCCGCGGTGTTCCTCACCACGCTCGCGGTCGTAGCGAGCATCACCCTGGCGGCCGCGGCGGCGGTCGCCCACGACCTGTACACGCATGTCCTGCGCCGGCGGCGCACGACCGAAGGCCGAGAGGTGGCCGCCGCACGCTTGGCGTCCGCCGGGGTGGGAGTACTGAGCATCGGACTGGCGGTCTGGGTCCAGGGATGGAACGTCCTGTTCCTGTCTGCGCTCTCCCTGGCGGTAGCCGCCTCCTGCCTGCTTCCGGCACTGGTGTACTCCCTCTTCTGGAGGGGCTACACCCGCGCCGGGCTGCTCTGGACGCTGTACGGAGGCCTGGGCTGCGCCGTCGGACTGCAGATCTCCGGCCCGGTCTTCTCCGGCTCCCCCTCGGCGCTCTTCCCTGA